The nucleotide sequence TTGACGGTTGCAAATGTTTCAGAAACAAATCCCGCAGAAAATGTTAAAGTAATGCCTCCCCAACCCCTCCAAATGAGGGGCTTTCAGGAAGAGCAAATTACATTTCACCAATCAGAACAAACGATTGAGAGGATAGAACCAGCAGCAGAAGCGGAAGTAACATTTACATTTGATATAAGCAGAAATGTTTCAATTACAAAGAAAGATACAATTGATTTTATGATAACAGATGCAAACGGACTGATGATGACAAAGACATTCATCTTCAGTTACATTGGTCCGAAAGAATTCAAGCTTGAGCAGAATTATCCGAATCCATTTAATCCAGCAACAACGATACAGTATCAAATACCGGCCTCCCCAAACCCCTCCAAAGGAGGGGCTTTTGTATCATTAAAAATTTACGATATACTTGGCAGTGAAGTCGTAACATTAGTAAATGCAGAACAGCAGCCAGGATATTACGAAGTTCAGTTCAACGGAAGTAATCTTGCAAGTGGAATGTATGTTTATAGATTGCAGGCAGGAGAATACATTTCTACAAAGAAGATGTTGATGATTAAATGATTCGATCAATTCATCTGCCTTACTGCAGACAGGTCAGAAATCCCGACCTTGTCGGGGATGGTGTTGAAATAAACGAATAGAAAAAAAGATTAAATTAATCCCGCAAGAAAACAGCGGGGTTTTTTATTTTAGTTAATAATGATTAAAAAAAAATTTGACGGAACACTCGAAGATTTTTCCCAATGGGATAGTTTTGAGATCGGAATGATAGAAGGATGCGATGCAGGATTGATTCTTAATAACGGAGCAATGGAAAATTATTTTGCAGAAGTATATCAGCCGATATATTTTGTTGCAGCGAATGATTTAACGGAGACGGATACAGTAAAGGTAAGAGTAGGATTGATAGAAGGAGGAGGAAGCAGCAGACCTGTGAATAAAGGTGGAGAAGAAAAAGAAGCTATTATAACTAATCCAAATAAAAACAAAAAAGAACCTGAGCCGCTACCAATGAATCCAAGTACTTACTGTTTTCCAGAAAATTTCTGGACACCACACGATCTGGAGGGTGTTAGCAAGGTGGTGGTGGGGGATGGGTGTGAAGATTACATTTGCAACGAAGTAATTTTAAGACCATCATTCCGTTTTGAACATTTTCCAAATGGATCTTTTAATAATGATGCGTGTACAATTGAACAAAATAATGCATCTCAAGGACAAGTAGTATCCGGTGTTTTCTCCGTAATGTGGTCAGAACTTAACGATCTAAATTATTTCAATATTAATAATATTAATGCTTGTTATGTTCATAATTTTAATATTTGGAGATTTGGACACAAACTCCCATTATTTCCTTATTTCAAAACAATAATGGATGTCTGTATTACAAACGTTACTAATGCTGGACAAAAGCCATTAAACCACATAAGCGAAATAACCACCGTTTATAATGACACTAAACTTTGTGATGCGAAAAAAGATTTAGAAGGACACAAATCATACCCATCAAAAGTACGAGCTGGAGGATATATTTTTCTTGAAGTTGAAATGGCACACGAAAATGCACACGGGCAGGATTTTCAGTGGGTCATAGATAGTTTGCAAAATGCTTTCCTTTATCCAACATTAGATTTGTTGGAAGTAACCTGTGGAAGTTATGATCAAGAAAATAAAAAAGCTAATAATCAGGAAAAGGCTAAACTAATTTATTTTAACTATTTACAGAAAATTGTCGCTGGAGAAACGGTTGGTGCCGTACGCACATATAATGGATTTGAGCAGAGATTAAAAATAGGATATGAAAACCATATAAATCAGAGTTTTATTATTAATGGACAAAAAGTCGATCACGAAAATTACATTAACGGTTTTCCGATAGTTACAAATAGAATCGATGTATTATTGAATGAGTTTGAAAACATTTGGGATTGTAATTAAATAAAAGGAAATTAAAATGAAGATAACTATAATTTTATTGTTAACTATAATATTTAGTTTTCCACTATGTGCTCAGGAATTAACGCAGCAAGAAAAGCAACGAATTATTGATAGTCTCGATAGTAATAATAATAGAGAAAATTACAATGCATTATTGAATGTCGAAAAATATAATATCGTTGAAGCGATCCCGAAATTAGAATCTAAAGCCCAAAACGGAGATTGCACTGCAATTTATTTAAGACTCTTACAAAAACTGGGTTCATATAATGTTCAGAGTCTAGCTCATATAGCTATTGATTCATCAAACAAATGTTATGACCCTGTTGAAACAAGATATGATTGTTCAAAAATATTAATTGAATTGGGAGATTACTCTGCTGCTGAATATATTATTGATTATTACAACAATAAAGCATCAAAATATTTCTTTGATATTACTTTAATTCCCAAGATCATTGATAATAGACCTGATCTGTTACAACAATCAAAAACTGTTGTGTTTGATTATGCACAAAATTTCAGAGGCTCATCTTTTACAAGATATATAGCAAATGCAATAATAGCAGATAAATATCCTAATGATGCTGTACCTGTTCTTGTTAATTCATTCAGGAACGAGCCGGACGATGCTTCAAGAATTTTATCACTTTGGTTATTATTTGTAATTGACTATTCTGAACTTCCGGAGCTTATGAGAGAAAGGCTGGTTCAAGAACCTGTTCCTTCATATCGTTATATAATAGCTGATTCTTTATTAAAAGAATTTGGAACTCTACAAAACTATCGGTTCGTAAAAGAATATGCAGTAAATGAATCTGATGAGGTAACCAGATCTCTGATAGAAAATGAAGTTGAAATATTTGTTCCAGTTCCACCAGATTCTACAAAACTCACACTTGATTTATTAGATAACTTAATTAATTATGTAGATAGTGTTTTAACTTACACCTGGCTCGGCGATCTAACATTTTCAAACGAACTTAAAAACATTTTAACCACTGCTAAAACAAACTTACAAAATGGCGATTCACTAACTTGCAGAGTTCAGGTAAAAACATTTCAGGATTTAGTAGATAATGTTTATAAAGATTCACTCAACTCAGATCCACGTTTTGTAACGATAGAAGGCTGGAAATTTCTTTACTGGAATGCTCAATACATTCTCGACAGACTTCCAGAGCCGCAAGCAAACCCAAACCTACTCGTAAACTTAAAGAACAGTTTGGGCAACCAAATAGAAGCAAGCAATGTAATGTATTATGAGTCCGCCACAAGCGGATGGAAAGATGCAGTAAACAACGGAGACGGAACGTTTACAGTGATAACAACAAAACCAACAGTAAGCGTAAGAATGTTCTATGAATATGCAAATCAAACTGTTCATAATGTTACTGCACAAAACAATACTTACACTTTTATAACAGTAAACGCAGCGGTAGAGTTAAGAAACAGTTCAGGAAATTTAATGCCTGCCCCTTCGGGGGATCAGGGTACAGTTCAATACTATGCTGATGCTTGGAGAACATTTGGAACAACATCAAACGGAGTTGCATACAAAGAACTACTTCCAATCAATTACAGTTTTAGAATGACTTACGAATATGTACCAAACGACAAACAGCAGGACATAAGCGTAAACAGCACAGTAACATTCGCAACAGTACTGTGTACATTAAAAGTAACCAATTTTAACAATCAGCCGCTTGCAGGTGCAAGTACAAAATATTACTCAACAGCTTGGCGAGATATCGGACTTACAAATTCAGAAGGAATAATAACAAAAGAGCTTTTACCAAAGAACTTAAGCTTCAGAGCTACGTATGGTAATGTTAGTCTTGATAAACAGCAGGATATTTCTGTAAATATACTTGTAGAGATTCAGTTAAACGTTCCGTAGGAATGTATAATTCATAATGAATAATTAACAATTAAAAATTAACAATTAAGAATTTACAATGAAAAATTAAAAATGAAGATGAAGGTTCTGATTCATAGCTCCGTAGGAGCGACATATTTATAGAAACAGAAAAAACAAAAAAAATCAAGTCCCGTCAGGGACGACATAGATGCAGAGGTAAGAAATGAAAATAAAAATTTTAATTATAGTATTGGCAATAACACATTATTCATTTTCACAAACCGTTTACGAAGTAACACCCGGAACAAAGGGAAATGAGTTAACACTAACGGTTGCAAATATTTCAGAAACAAATCCTGCAGAAAATGTTAAAGTAATGCCTCCTCAACTCCTACAAAGGAGGGGCTTTCAGGAAGAGCGAATTACATTTCACCAATCAGAACAAACGATTGAGAGGATAGAACCAATAGCAGAAGCGGAAGTAACATTCACATTTGATATAAGCAGAAATGTTTCAATTACAAAGAAAGATACAATTGATTTTATGATAACGGATGCAAACGGACTGATGATGACAAAGACATTCATCTTCAGTTACATTGGTCCGAAAGAATTCAAGCTTGAACAGAATTTCCCTAATCCGTTTAATCCAACAACAACGATACAGTATCAAATACCGGCCTCCCCAAACCCCTCCAAAGGAGGGGCTTTTGTATCATTAAAAATTTACGATATACTTGGCAGTGAAGTCGTAACATTAGTAAATGAAGAACAACAGCCTGGATATTATGAAGTTGAATTTAATGCTTCTCATTTAGCAAGTGGAATGTATGTGTACAGATTGCAAGCAGGAGAATACATTTCTACAAAGAAGATGTTGATGATTAAATGATCTGATCAATTCATCTGCCTTACGACAGACAGGTCAGAAATCCCGACCTTGTCGGGGATGGTGTACGAGTCTCTTTTTGTCAACCTGAACTCGTTTCTCCGAAGGAGTCCTTTGGACAGGTTCTTCTTATTCACCAAAACCGCGATTAAAGATTCCGAAACAAGTTCGGAATGACAGTCGTGCAACGCCCTGGGATGGTGGTGAAATAAAACCTATTTCACAATCTTTGAAATTTCTTTAAACTGCGGCGTACCGCAAACTTTCAGAAGTTCAAAAAGGATAGCTTCAGTTGTTGTGATTTCGGTACCGTGATATCTCATCCGGTCAAGAGCTGTGCGGTAATCAATTTCTTTGCGCGATGAAACAGCATCCGCTGCCAGGTTTACCTGCATCCCGTTTTCTATTAAATCCAAAACTGTCTGTTGAACACAGACGTGAGATTCCACTCCGCAAACTACAATTTGTGATAAGTTTCTCTTTTTAAATTCATTGAACAACTCCCCGGCTCCTGAACAACTGAACGACATTTTATCAAACAGTTTTAAGTCCACAAGTTCATCTGTAATCTTTTTGGTTGTTGGTCCGAGTCCTTTTGGATATTGTTCAGTATAATAGATTGGTAATCCTAAAGCTTTAAAACCTTTTATTAACTTCAATGTATATTCAACAACCCGTTCATGATTGCTGATAACCGGCAGGATTCTTTCCTGAATATCAATTATTAAAAGTGCTGTTGATTCCGGCTTTAATAATTTGCTGAATCTTTTTACTTCACTCATTTCTGAACTCAATTTTATGCATAGATTTTTTCCATACCATATTTACCGCAGGCATACATCATCAGCAGGCTGGTAATATCAACCAAAGCTTTTTTGTGTTCATCAATATAAATGATAAGATTGTACACATCTGCAATAAATTTCATTTTGTCAACAATTTTTCTAAGTTCGTTGTAGGTAGGTATTCCGTGCCAATACACAACTTCTTC is from Ignavibacteriota bacterium and encodes:
- a CDS encoding T9SS type A sorting domain-containing protein: MKIKILIIVLAITHYSFSQTVYEVTPGTKGNELTLTVANISETNPAENVKVMPPQLLQRRGFQEERITFHQSEQTIERIEPIAEAEVTFTFDISRNVSITKKDTIDFMITDANGLMMTKTFIFSYIGPKEFKLEQNFPNPFNPTTTIQYQIPASPNPSKGGAFVSLKIYDILGSEVVTLVNEEQQPGYYEVEFNASHLASGMYVYRLQAGEYISTKKMLMIK
- a CDS encoding hydrolase translates to MSEVKRFSKLLKPESTALLIIDIQERILPVISNHERVVEYTLKLIKGFKALGLPIYYTEQYPKGLGPTTKKITDELVDLKLFDKMSFSCSGAGELFNEFKKRNLSQIVVCGVESHVCVQQTVLDLIENGMQVNLAADAVSSRKEIDYRTALDRMRYHGTEITTTEAILFELLKVCGTPQFKEISKIVK
- a CDS encoding T9SS type A sorting domain-containing protein; its protein translation is MKIKILIIVLAIAHFSYSQTVYEITPGTKGNEITLTVANVSETNPAENVKVMPPQPLQMRGFQEEQITFHQSEQTIERIEPAAEAEVTFTFDISRNVSITKKDTIDFMITDANGLMMTKTFIFSYIGPKEFKLEQNYPNPFNPATTIQYQIPASPNPSKGGAFVSLKIYDILGSEVVTLVNAEQQPGYYEVQFNGSNLASGMYVYRLQAGEYISTKKMLMIK